A section of the Metabacillus endolithicus genome encodes:
- a CDS encoding glycoside hydrolase family 2 protein, giving the protein MDLVSVDCKFNGNYFDLSAGESSKIAVKKESLSEHLRLDSFKVQLTLRGVFDIAS; this is encoded by the coding sequence TTGGATTTAGTATCTGTAGACTGCAAATTTAATGGTAATTATTTTGACTTATCAGCTGGAGAAAGCAGCAAAATTGCTGTTAAAAAAGAGAGTTTAAGTGAACACCTTAGACTTGATTCTTTTAAAGTGCAGTTAACATTAAGGGGTGTTTTCGACATTGCATCTTAA
- a CDS encoding vWA domain-containing protein, which translates to MKRLLIGLAILSFMLTACSSGDGSQSAQTDAEPKETEQKNDSEKEETYTPKEASYYEMEDLDRELTDIEKEMFRKPGVFSGEQYDEAKVKEALDQLPDDLTEEQYMEELLYLFAEDYHEEMQTMLTFDSTVDVSIERPDETVDTPTLKTAHYAILVDASGSMAAKVGSKTRMDAAKEAVLEFAKKVPENATISLRVYGHEGSNSEADKKASCSSTESLYSASFDENAFQQALSQVKPVGWTPIALGLQSVKSDIPKNTDEVVVYVVSDGIETCDGDPVQEAKNLVSADIETVVNIIGFDVDNEGQTLLKEVAAAGKGEFTYVNSEQELKKYMRLQYEEIQKKWFEWKEAGKEQAFKLKEEKKKLAFDTKESMKEKSTREKECLKEAQAYLKERFDDYEHPASKMFSTIVDYGNEKWRYAVDTGNRLYRESVDSGNQEYREYVDEGNEKIRETIDKKNGN; encoded by the coding sequence ATGAAGAGGCTATTAATTGGTTTAGCGATATTATCGTTCATGCTGACAGCTTGTTCTTCTGGCGATGGAAGTCAGTCAGCACAAACAGATGCTGAGCCAAAGGAAACAGAACAAAAAAATGACAGCGAAAAAGAAGAAACATATACTCCTAAGGAAGCAAGTTATTATGAAATGGAAGATTTAGATCGGGAGTTAACAGACATAGAAAAGGAAATGTTTCGAAAACCTGGAGTTTTTAGTGGTGAACAATATGATGAAGCGAAAGTGAAGGAAGCGCTGGATCAATTACCTGATGATCTAACAGAAGAGCAATATATGGAGGAGCTTTTATATTTATTTGCTGAAGATTATCATGAAGAAATGCAAACAATGCTTACGTTTGATTCAACGGTTGATGTTTCAATTGAACGTCCAGATGAAACTGTGGATACTCCTACTTTGAAAACAGCTCATTATGCTATTTTAGTAGATGCAAGTGGAAGTATGGCAGCAAAAGTAGGAAGTAAAACAAGAATGGATGCTGCAAAGGAAGCCGTTTTGGAATTTGCTAAGAAAGTACCGGAGAATGCAACGATTTCGTTACGTGTATACGGTCATGAAGGATCAAATAGTGAAGCTGATAAAAAAGCTTCGTGTAGTAGTACTGAAAGCTTATATAGCGCCAGTTTTGATGAAAATGCATTTCAACAAGCACTAAGTCAGGTAAAGCCTGTAGGATGGACTCCAATTGCACTTGGGTTGCAATCTGTGAAGTCAGATATCCCTAAGAATACTGATGAGGTTGTTGTATACGTTGTAAGTGATGGAATTGAAACATGTGATGGTGATCCAGTACAAGAAGCTAAAAACCTTGTATCAGCAGATATTGAAACAGTCGTTAATATTATTGGCTTTGATGTTGATAATGAAGGTCAAACTCTTTTAAAGGAAGTGGCAGCTGCAGGGAAGGGTGAGTTCACATATGTTAATTCAGAGCAGGAACTGAAGAAATATATGAGGCTTCAGTATGAAGAAATTCAGAAAAAATGGTTTGAATGGAAAGAAGCTGGTAAGGAACAGGCATTTAAACTAAAGGAAGAAAAAAAGAAGCTAGCTTTTGACACAAAAGAGAGCATGAAAGAAAAAAGCACTCGTGAGAAAGAATGTTTGAAGGAAGCACAAGCTTATTTAAAAGAGAGATTCGATGATTATGAGCATCCCGCATCAAAAATGTTTTCAACAATTGTAGATTATGGAAATGAAAAATGGCGTTATGCTGTGGATACAGGAAATAGACTATATAGGGAAAGTGTAGATAGTGGAAACCAGGAATATCGTGAATATGTTGACGAAGGAAATGAAAAAATTAGAGAAACAATTGATAAGAAGAATGGAAACTAA
- a CDS encoding BglG family transcription antiterminator: MNVNDRQKELLRTLLVQNGQTLNIVDLSGQLRCSEKTVRNDLSIIEDLLAEYPNTYLKRQPGIGITLKTQDHDMSEIFQKLLSTEPKTQEDRFIEMAYHLLVSNKAITLQELSKKYYVPKVTIKKELDTIADWLTNYQLELISKPRLGNIIQGSELQKRSALAHLSELLSSLSDHKNYVLELFLPYEIATVKNALNELQHKYSIAFTDAAMESLLVHALIMMKRTRQKSPVTVPNNEKEAIYSYKEYKIALSFFEQLEAVFRIKFPEDERIYFTWHLISGKRKNDIVEDPFIKNELLLNIISDLTTKLSSITLFPFEKDEILKSGLIVHVHSVINRIKYGFPITNPLLPNIKKMYPYLFNMVLLALNEIKETYELEVPEDEAAYLVLHFQASIERLKESREKQRRTLIVCHMGVGMSHLLQAKIEQHYQDIQVSACIGKAELRDYLRNNEVDFIISTVELEKVNIPNITISPLLEAKDKEKLNQFLTEMENNQHAGSKEKALTQLVRGDLVLLHVDKEHPFQVIEMLGNVLYEKGFVHKEFIHSALLRERKSSTSIGGSIAIPHGHPTMVNRSAIAIALLKEPLDWGNEQVSIVFMLAITTEDPKLNRHAVGQIVDYSETPSIIQSLKEPKNVKEFLEKLK, from the coding sequence ATGAACGTGAACGATCGTCAAAAGGAATTACTAAGAACACTATTAGTACAAAATGGACAAACCTTAAATATAGTAGATTTGTCAGGTCAATTAAGATGTTCGGAAAAAACGGTTCGTAATGACTTGAGCATAATCGAAGATCTTCTTGCTGAATACCCTAATACTTATTTAAAACGGCAACCAGGTATAGGCATTACACTTAAGACACAGGACCACGATATGTCTGAAATTTTTCAAAAGCTGCTATCTACTGAACCAAAAACTCAGGAAGATCGTTTTATCGAAATGGCCTATCATTTATTGGTAAGTAATAAAGCTATTACATTGCAGGAACTATCTAAGAAGTATTATGTTCCCAAAGTAACCATAAAAAAAGAATTAGATACCATTGCTGATTGGCTTACAAACTATCAATTAGAGCTCATCTCTAAACCAAGACTAGGCAATATCATTCAAGGATCTGAACTGCAAAAACGTAGTGCTTTGGCGCATTTATCTGAGCTTCTTTCTTCCTTATCGGATCATAAAAATTACGTTCTTGAGCTTTTTTTACCCTATGAGATAGCAACCGTTAAAAATGCACTAAACGAATTACAGCATAAATATTCAATTGCTTTTACCGATGCTGCGATGGAGAGTTTACTTGTTCATGCACTTATCATGATGAAAAGAACAAGGCAAAAATCGCCCGTAACTGTTCCTAATAATGAAAAGGAGGCTATATATTCTTACAAAGAATATAAAATTGCGTTATCCTTTTTTGAACAATTAGAAGCTGTTTTCCGAATCAAATTTCCTGAAGATGAGCGAATCTACTTTACATGGCATTTGATTAGTGGGAAAAGAAAAAATGATATTGTAGAGGATCCGTTTATTAAAAATGAACTTTTATTAAATATTATTTCTGACTTAACAACAAAGCTTAGTAGTATTACGTTATTTCCCTTTGAAAAGGATGAGATCTTAAAAAGTGGATTAATCGTCCATGTCCATTCGGTTATTAATCGAATAAAGTACGGCTTTCCTATTACAAATCCACTACTACCGAATATCAAAAAAATGTATCCTTATTTATTTAATATGGTGTTGCTAGCTTTGAATGAAATAAAAGAAACCTATGAATTGGAAGTTCCTGAGGATGAGGCAGCTTACTTGGTTCTTCATTTTCAAGCTTCAATCGAGCGATTAAAAGAAAGTCGAGAGAAACAACGAAGAACATTAATTGTTTGTCATATGGGTGTTGGGATGTCTCATTTATTGCAGGCTAAAATTGAGCAGCATTACCAGGATATACAAGTTTCTGCTTGTATTGGAAAAGCTGAATTACGTGATTATTTGCGGAATAACGAAGTTGATTTTATCATTTCTACAGTAGAGTTAGAAAAGGTCAATATTCCAAATATTACGATTTCTCCTTTATTAGAAGCAAAGGATAAGGAAAAGCTAAATCAATTTTTAACTGAAATGGAAAATAATCAGCATGCAGGAAGTAAAGAAAAAGCTCTAACACAACTAGTTAGAGGTGATTTAGTTCTTTTACATGTGGATAAGGAACATCCTTTTCAAGTCATTGAAATGCTAGGAAATGTATTATATGAAAAAGGTTTCGTTCATAAAGAGTTTATTCATAGTGCGCTCCTGAGAGAAAGAAAATCATCAACATCCATTGGAGGATCGATAGCCATTCCACATGGTCATCCAACAATGGTTAATAGATCGGCAATAGCCATTGCTCTTTTAAAAGAACCTTTAGATTGGGGAAACGAACAAGTTTCCATCGTGTTCATGCTAGCCATTACAACTGAGGATCCAAAACTAAATCGTCATGCGGTTGGACAAATTGTAGATTATAGTGAAACCCCGTCAATTATCCAATCTCTAAAAGAACCAAAGAATGTAAAAGAGTTCTTGGAGAAGTTAAAATAA
- a CDS encoding fructose-specific PTS transporter subunit EIIC translates to MKILAVTACPVGIAHTYMAAENLQKAGEELGVDIKVETQGSIGVENALTDQDIAEADGIIIAADKEVSKDRFVGKKVIVTGVQDGIRKPKELIEKIQSGDVPLYRPDLKSAEEIKQKSKQKENPIYKHLMNGVSYMVPFIVVGGLLIALALTLGGQQTPGGIVIPEDSIWKQIETLGATSFMFMIPILAGFIAVSIADRPGLVPGMIGGYIAANGSFYGSEAGAGFIGGIIAGFLAGYLALAIKKIKVPKAVQPVMPIIFIPIFSSVIVGLLFIFVIGAPVAQIFEGLTSMLAGMQGASSILLAVILGAMIAVDMGGPFNKVAFLFGSAMIAEGNYEIMGPIAVAICIPPIGMGLATLMNKKKYLPNEREAGKASFTMGLFGITEGAIPFAAQDPLRVIPSIVAGSVVGSVIAMLGNVGDKVAHGGPIVAVLGAVDHVVMFFIAAIVGVLVTAFMVNFLKKDVESATSSNGKVERAPEEVEELEINKLVDITSADLIHINLAGTTRNDVIDELIETFDSQGILDSKEAFKQAILNREAQSSTGLGMNIAIPHGKSKAVKRPAVAFGIKREGVDWSSLDGTDAKLIFMIAVPEENAGDAHLKILQMLSRKLMDKEFRNQLLKVASKNEAMAVLEEIK, encoded by the coding sequence ATGAAGATCTTAGCTGTCACAGCATGCCCAGTCGGTATTGCTCATACATATATGGCTGCTGAAAATCTACAAAAAGCAGGCGAAGAATTAGGTGTTGATATTAAAGTTGAAACACAAGGATCAATTGGTGTTGAAAATGCCTTAACAGACCAAGATATTGCAGAAGCAGACGGAATTATTATTGCTGCTGATAAAGAGGTATCAAAGGATCGCTTTGTTGGTAAAAAAGTAATCGTTACAGGCGTACAGGATGGGATTCGTAAGCCAAAAGAATTAATTGAAAAAATTCAAAGTGGTGATGTGCCACTTTACAGACCGGACTTAAAGTCTGCAGAAGAAATCAAGCAAAAGAGTAAGCAAAAAGAAAATCCGATTTATAAGCATTTAATGAACGGTGTATCGTATATGGTTCCTTTCATCGTTGTAGGGGGACTGTTGATTGCATTAGCTTTAACTCTAGGTGGTCAACAAACACCAGGTGGAATTGTGATTCCTGAAGATTCCATTTGGAAGCAAATTGAAACACTTGGTGCAACATCATTTATGTTCATGATTCCAATATTAGCTGGTTTTATTGCTGTTAGTATAGCTGACCGCCCAGGTTTAGTACCAGGTATGATTGGTGGGTATATTGCAGCGAATGGTAGTTTTTATGGAAGTGAAGCTGGTGCTGGCTTTATTGGAGGAATTATCGCAGGTTTCTTAGCAGGTTATCTTGCACTCGCTATTAAGAAAATCAAGGTTCCAAAAGCGGTACAGCCAGTTATGCCGATCATATTTATTCCGATCTTCTCATCTGTTATCGTTGGACTTTTATTTATTTTCGTGATCGGTGCCCCAGTGGCGCAAATCTTTGAAGGTTTAACATCAATGCTTGCTGGTATGCAAGGAGCTAGTTCTATTTTATTGGCCGTCATCCTTGGTGCAATGATTGCAGTTGATATGGGTGGACCTTTTAACAAAGTAGCATTTTTATTCGGCTCTGCCATGATTGCTGAAGGAAACTATGAAATTATGGGACCAATTGCAGTAGCAATTTGTATTCCACCAATTGGGATGGGTCTTGCAACATTAATGAATAAGAAAAAATATCTTCCTAACGAAAGGGAAGCTGGTAAAGCATCATTTACAATGGGTCTTTTTGGAATTACAGAAGGTGCAATTCCATTTGCAGCGCAAGATCCACTTCGTGTTATTCCTAGTATTGTTGCAGGTTCAGTTGTGGGGTCTGTAATCGCAATGCTTGGTAATGTAGGCGACAAAGTAGCACACGGTGGCCCTATAGTAGCGGTTTTAGGAGCAGTAGATCATGTTGTGATGTTCTTTATCGCAGCCATTGTAGGTGTTCTTGTTACGGCATTTATGGTTAATTTTTTGAAAAAAGATGTAGAAAGCGCAACTAGTAGCAACGGAAAAGTAGAACGTGCTCCCGAAGAAGTTGAGGAACTAGAAATTAACAAACTAGTAGATATTACAAGTGCAGATTTGATTCATATCAATCTCGCTGGAACAACTCGTAATGATGTTATTGATGAATTAATTGAAACATTCGATTCACAAGGAATCTTAGATTCTAAGGAAGCTTTTAAACAGGCTATTCTAAATCGTGAAGCTCAAAGCTCAACTGGTCTTGGCATGAATATTGCGATTCCACATGGTAAGTCAAAGGCGGTAAAACGACCTGCTGTTGCTTTTGGAATCAAGCGTGAGGGTGTTGATTGGAGCAGCCTTGACGGTACGGATGCGAAACTTATTTTTATGATAGCTGTACCTGAAGAAAATGCTGGAGACGCGCATCTAAAAATTTTACAAATGCTTTCTCGTAAGTTAATGGATAAAGAGTTTAGAAATCAACTATTAAAAGTAGCTTCTAAGAACGAAGCAATGGCTGTATTAGAGGAAATAAAATAA
- the manA gene encoding mannose-6-phosphate isomerase, class I: MYKEPIFLESVFQERIWGGQKLQTEFGYKIPNEKTGEAWVISAHPNGPSVIKNGPLAGKTLEEAWKEHGELFNKNASNNEEYPLLVKILDANADLSVQVHPDDHYARTVEGVPYGKTECWYVLSAEEGAELVLGHHAKTKDELEKMLQNQEWESFLRRKKVKAGDFVYVPSGTIHAIGKGIVILETQQSSDITYRVYDYDRRDDNGQKRDLHLDRSIEVTTVPHQDYETEQSERIVGDLTEKKLVEAEYFTVYHWKLSGEASLTLQHDFLQVSVTAGKGSIIVDDHVFFIEKGTHFVLPHEVGEYQLSGEAEFVVSHA, encoded by the coding sequence ATGTATAAAGAGCCAATATTTTTAGAGTCTGTTTTTCAAGAAAGAATTTGGGGTGGCCAAAAGCTGCAAACTGAATTTGGGTATAAAATTCCCAATGAAAAAACTGGGGAAGCTTGGGTAATCTCTGCACATCCAAATGGTCCAAGTGTTATCAAGAATGGACCTTTAGCAGGAAAAACATTAGAGGAAGCTTGGAAAGAACACGGAGAGCTATTTAATAAAAATGCATCTAATAATGAAGAATATCCTTTGCTTGTTAAAATTTTAGATGCGAATGCAGATTTATCTGTTCAAGTTCATCCAGATGATCATTATGCACGAACAGTAGAAGGTGTTCCTTATGGAAAAACAGAGTGCTGGTATGTTCTCAGTGCAGAGGAAGGTGCCGAGCTTGTTTTAGGACACCATGCAAAAACTAAAGATGAACTTGAGAAAATGCTTCAAAATCAAGAATGGGAATCATTTTTACGTCGTAAAAAAGTAAAAGCGGGTGACTTTGTTTATGTTCCAAGTGGCACCATTCATGCAATCGGTAAAGGAATTGTCATTTTAGAAACACAGCAAAGCTCTGATATTACTTATCGAGTGTATGATTATGATCGTAGAGATGATAATGGTCAAAAGCGTGACCTACATTTAGATCGTTCAATAGAAGTGACGACAGTCCCTCACCAGGATTATGAAACAGAGCAAAGTGAAAGGATTGTAGGCGATCTTACTGAGAAGAAATTAGTAGAGGCCGAATATTTCACAGTTTATCATTGGAAGTTGAGTGGCGAGGCATCATTGACACTTCAGCATGATTTCTTACAGGTTAGTGTAACGGCAGGAAAAGGATCAATTATAGTAGATGATCATGTTTTCTTCATTGAAAAAGGCACACATTTTGTTCTTCCACATGAAGTTGGTGAATACCAGCTATCTGGTGAAGCGGAGTTTGTTGTATCACATGCTTAA
- a CDS encoding ATP-binding protein, producing the protein MKKINSLRFKWMILILSVTSIALIILGTSNYIISKNNLMERLEGQYLTLIINSSKNLQDWLNIRYQEANILQDDPILRNGTLDEKLKRLNEPSITKDKHTLGIADLEGNMTLLNGEVIDVSMRENYNRALNGEISWSEPFISLMDERSIFTLYVPLYDENNKIHSLIGFAFSTEEVFRTFLQSEDVPEAIHVQVINSKGELAFNRSAVYNQQPENSQYRFLQNEAYTSLLNNGQGYIHINEEEFTGTLFYKQLIFTDVTDDRYIIYLVPEEIISKPLKDLFFSTITGLIITEILLGFLIYIISSRLIINRLKTILETTEKVANGFLKVSPIDVKGKDELSQIASSVNKMTETLINLFEPFETIISNNEYAMIVTDKNLDITNFNTYAEILTGYSSSDVVGQKNLLDFLCPEEVDLRGGRNNVIELILDSHHKVWTVCDKKCSKLPTELNSNKMVSQDGKLKGYVFLAKDISNQINQRVTTERLLSIVENAKDYIVSFNSDGEILYFNKALLKALNEVSLGKKRYLKDYISVSTQLRVMEGLKIAAEQGYYEVETEITSVEGKSIDASIVMVSHKRKESNETFYSAIIRDISVLKEAHRKQEIAIHQVQEANQAKSLFLAKMSHEIRTPLNGVIGLSEILKSTNLQETQKDYVDKILLSSRLLLNLINDILDFSKIEAGKVVMVKKEFNLHEMIKRLSTTTGVLIDSKPVSPIFDVDLNIPIVLVGDDLKVEQVLMNLISNAIKFTEDGYITLEVRIKKSYKNELLLQFNIIDTGIGMTQEEINKLFKEFSQLDGSINRKYGGTGLGLIISKNFIEKMGGHLSVNSEKGKGSTFSFIIPFYLTPRKQVMNISVENATILLIEKDDLLRQNIEKMMVNIGTAISVSSWDQVEEEIKNNSFTHCLVDLDLDEIDMKQWKWLYQESVKRNIYTIGYTRIYKKERVKNQLEDRIPNALLTLPLNMIELYEAVEFKKGKEIAQNANKIGNSDKILVVEDNQINQEVISTNLKNRGYIVQLANNGQQALQILNREHGIALIIMDIHMPGMNGYETTAKIRELQGYEQIPVIAITADLTAFKDEKASLFHAFLSKPIDSELMFSTISMMLSNWDEHSNVIDWEEARNRLNGKEQILIKLLKSFETNNDTTVDRIRECIEQEDYEKARLLVHTLKGASANLSLLSVCKRVTQLEDYLVKRDVNMNTALLLLEESLIHAFDYINTL; encoded by the coding sequence ATGAAAAAGATAAATTCCCTACGCTTTAAATGGATGATTCTTATTTTAAGTGTTACAAGTATCGCGTTGATAATCCTTGGTACTTCAAATTATATTATTTCCAAGAACAATTTAATGGAAAGATTAGAAGGTCAATATTTAACTTTAATTATTAACAGTAGTAAAAATCTACAAGATTGGCTAAATATTCGTTATCAAGAAGCTAATATTCTTCAAGATGATCCTATTTTAAGAAATGGTACCTTAGATGAGAAGTTGAAAAGGCTAAATGAACCTAGCATAACAAAAGATAAACATACTCTGGGCATTGCCGATCTAGAAGGAAATATGACTTTACTAAATGGCGAAGTGATTGATGTTTCAATGAGAGAAAACTACAACAGAGCACTAAATGGGGAGATTTCCTGGTCGGAGCCATTTATATCGCTTATGGATGAAAGATCGATATTTACACTGTACGTGCCACTCTACGATGAAAATAACAAGATTCATTCATTAATAGGTTTTGCTTTTTCAACGGAAGAGGTTTTTCGTACATTTTTACAATCAGAAGATGTTCCCGAAGCGATTCATGTTCAGGTGATAAATTCTAAGGGAGAATTAGCTTTTAACCGCTCGGCTGTTTATAATCAACAACCGGAGAATTCACAATATCGTTTTCTTCAAAATGAGGCATACACCAGCCTGTTGAATAACGGTCAGGGATATATACATATTAATGAAGAAGAATTCACGGGTACGTTATTTTATAAACAATTAATTTTTACGGATGTTACAGACGATCGGTACATCATCTACCTAGTACCTGAAGAAATTATTAGCAAGCCGCTAAAGGACTTATTTTTTTCGACGATCACTGGACTTATCATTACAGAGATATTGCTCGGATTTTTGATCTATATCATTTCCAGTCGATTAATTATCAATAGATTGAAAACGATTTTAGAAACAACTGAAAAAGTGGCAAATGGCTTTTTGAAGGTTTCCCCTATAGATGTGAAAGGAAAAGATGAATTATCGCAAATTGCAAGCTCTGTAAATAAAATGACGGAAACTTTGATCAATTTATTTGAGCCCTTTGAAACTATTATTAGTAATAACGAATATGCGATGATTGTAACAGATAAGAATTTGGATATCACAAACTTTAATACTTATGCAGAAATCCTAACAGGGTATTCTTCGAGTGATGTAGTTGGACAAAAGAATTTACTTGATTTTCTTTGTCCAGAGGAAGTAGACCTTCGAGGTGGAAGAAACAATGTTATTGAATTGATACTTGATAGTCATCACAAGGTTTGGACTGTTTGTGATAAAAAATGCTCAAAACTCCCTACTGAGCTAAATAGTAATAAAATGGTTTCCCAGGACGGTAAATTGAAAGGCTATGTATTTTTAGCAAAAGATATTAGTAATCAAATAAATCAAAGAGTGACCACTGAAAGACTGCTAAGCATCGTAGAAAATGCTAAAGACTATATTGTGTCGTTTAATAGTGACGGAGAAATTCTTTATTTTAACAAAGCACTACTCAAAGCATTAAATGAAGTTAGTTTAGGTAAGAAAAGGTACTTAAAAGATTATATTTCAGTATCCACTCAATTAAGAGTCATGGAAGGATTAAAAATTGCGGCAGAACAGGGATATTATGAAGTAGAAACTGAGATCACCAGTGTAGAAGGGAAATCAATTGATGCAAGTATTGTCATGGTTTCACATAAAAGAAAGGAATCTAATGAAACCTTTTACTCAGCCATTATTCGTGATATTTCTGTTTTAAAAGAGGCTCATCGTAAACAAGAAATTGCCATACATCAAGTGCAAGAAGCCAATCAAGCAAAAAGCTTGTTTTTAGCAAAAATGAGTCATGAAATTAGAACACCTTTAAATGGAGTTATTGGCTTATCAGAAATATTAAAGAGCACAAACCTTCAAGAAACACAGAAAGATTATGTAGATAAAATCTTGTTATCATCACGTTTATTATTAAATTTAATAAATGATATACTCGATTTTTCTAAAATAGAGGCTGGTAAAGTAGTAATGGTTAAGAAAGAATTTAACCTTCATGAAATGATAAAACGATTAAGTACAACGACTGGGGTTCTAATTGATTCTAAGCCTGTTTCTCCAATTTTCGATGTTGATTTAAATATCCCGATTGTCTTGGTTGGTGATGATCTTAAAGTAGAGCAAGTTTTAATGAATTTAATTTCTAATGCCATCAAATTCACAGAAGATGGCTATATCACACTTGAAGTTAGGATAAAGAAGTCCTACAAAAATGAGCTGCTGCTCCAATTTAATATCATTGACACAGGTATTGGGATGACACAAGAAGAAATAAATAAGCTCTTCAAGGAATTTTCACAACTAGACGGTAGCATTAATAGAAAGTACGGTGGTACTGGTTTAGGCCTTATCATTTCAAAGAATTTTATTGAAAAGATGGGTGGTCATTTATCTGTTAATAGTGAAAAGGGTAAGGGTAGCACCTTCTCGTTCATCATCCCATTTTATCTAACACCTCGAAAACAGGTAATGAATATTTCGGTAGAAAACGCAACAATCTTACTTATCGAAAAAGATGATCTTTTACGTCAAAATATTGAAAAGATGATGGTGAATATAGGAACTGCTATAAGTGTTAGTTCTTGGGATCAGGTAGAGGAAGAAATAAAAAACAATTCTTTCACACATTGTTTAGTAGACCTGGATCTTGATGAGATCGACATGAAGCAATGGAAGTGGCTATATCAAGAATCGGTTAAGAGAAATATCTATACCATTGGATATACAAGAATCTATAAAAAAGAAAGGGTTAAAAATCAACTAGAGGATAGGATCCCAAATGCATTATTAACTTTACCCTTGAACATGATTGAGCTTTATGAAGCAGTAGAATTTAAAAAAGGAAAGGAAATAGCTCAAAATGCAAATAAGATTGGGAACTCAGACAAAATCCTTGTAGTTGAAGATAATCAGATTAATCAGGAAGTAATAAGTACAAACTTAAAAAATCGAGGTTATATTGTACAGTTAGCCAATAATGGACAACAAGCATTGCAGATCTTAAATAGGGAACATGGTATTGCGTTAATTATAATGGACATTCATATGCCTGGGATGAATGGATACGAAACTACAGCAAAAATAAGAGAATTACAAGGCTACGAGCAAATACCAGTTATAGCTATCACTGCTGACCTAACGGCATTTAAAGATGAAAAAGCTTCGTTATTTCATGCTTTTCTATCAAAGCCAATTGATTCCGAGTTAATGTTCAGTACGATTAGTATGATGTTGTCTAACTGGGACGAACATTCAAATGTGATTGATTGGGAAGAAGCAAGAAACAGGCTAAATGGTAAGGAACAAATACTAATTAAGCTTTTAAAATCGTTTGAAACTAATAATGATACTACTGTTGACAGGATAAGAGAATGCATTGAACAGGAAGATTATGAAAAAGCACGTCTTCTAGTACATACACTAAAAGGAGCTTCTGCCAACTTATCTTTACTAAGTGTTTGTAAAAGAGTTACACAATTGGAAGATTATCTAGTAAAAAGAGATGTTAATATGAATACGGCTCTTCTCCTATTAGAAGAAAGCTTAATTCATGCATTTGATTATATTAACACCTTATAA
- a CDS encoding response regulator transcription factor, whose translation MTRVLIVDDDQTMAQMLHLYLEDEGYKTDVASDGDSALKALKTFEPDVIILDLYLPDKKGNELIDDIQNQTEAPIIMISLETKSSERIHALKRGVDDFLSKPFNMKELQARIEVVLRRVAKVERANLLKPEIFKIEQLHNKKIELDRQKRVLTINTEQVELTNTEFELLSLFTDHPGIVFSREDLINRVKGNHYFLTDRSIDVHITNLRKKIEDHPKQPEYIKTVWGIGYKWMN comes from the coding sequence ATGACCCGAGTGTTGATTGTTGATGATGACCAAACGATGGCACAAATGTTGCATTTATATCTAGAAGATGAAGGGTACAAGACTGATGTTGCTTCTGATGGTGATAGCGCGTTAAAAGCACTAAAAACATTCGAGCCAGATGTTATTATTCTTGATTTATATCTTCCTGACAAAAAGGGAAATGAATTAATTGATGATATTCAAAATCAAACTGAAGCTCCAATTATTATGATCTCGCTGGAAACAAAAAGTTCAGAACGAATACATGCGTTAAAAAGAGGTGTTGATGATTTCTTATCAAAGCCTTTTAATATGAAAGAACTACAAGCTAGAATAGAGGTTGTTCTTCGAAGAGTAGCAAAGGTAGAGAGAGCCAATCTTTTAAAACCTGAAATTTTCAAAATAGAACAATTACATAACAAAAAGATAGAATTGGATCGACAAAAACGAGTACTGACAATTAATACGGAACAGGTTGAATTGACGAATACGGAGTTTGAGTTATTATCACTTTTTACTGATCACCCAGGGATTGTTTTTAGTAGAGAAGATCTCATCAATAGAGTGAAGGGAAATCATTATTTTTTAACAGATCGTTCGATTGATGTTCACATAACGAATCTCCGAAAGAAAATTGAAGATCATCCTAAACAGCCAGAATATATTAAGACTGTTTGGGGAATCGGGTATAAATGGATGAACTAA